The genomic window TACAGCGGCGGCAATTGCTTTTGCAGCATTGGCGGTTGAACCGGACGATATATTGATTATCACACCGTCTGATCACCTGATTCAAAATCAGGATGCTTATGAAAAAGCTATAAGAGAAGCAGTTGAATTAGCTAAGAAAGATTTTCTGGTCACTTTCGGAATTGTGCCTTCAAAACCGGAAACCGGCTACGGTTATATTGAATATGAAAGTAAGGATGTCCTTTCGTTCAGGGAAAAGCCCAATACGGAAACGGCTCAGGAATTTTTAGAAAGAGGTACTTTTCTCTGGAATTCAGGGATGTTCTGTTTTAAAGCAGGTGTACTTTTAGACGAGCTAAAAAATTATCAGTCTGAAGTATTTGAAAAATGTCATGACGCATGGCAGACCTCGCAAAATAGGTGTTTAAATCTTGAAGCTTCCCTTCAGATTCCTTCTATAAGTATTGATTATGCGGTGATGGAAAGATCAAAAAGAATAAAAGTAGTCCCTGCCCATTTCAGATGGAATGATCTGGGATCTTTCGAGTCTTTATACGATTACTTACGTTCTACCGGCCATCCTGTAGATGAAAATGGAAATATGGTGATCGGAACGGAAATATTTACCGCTTTTGTAGGATTGAAAGACTCTATTTTGGTTCATACTCCGGATGCCTTATTGATCCTTCATAAAGAGAAATCACAGGATGTAAAGAAAGTGTATAACCAGCTTGAAAAATATAAGTCTACCTTAAGATAATTAAATCGAAAAAAAATGATTTCAAAAGAATCCAAAATATATATTGCAGGACATCGAGGTATGGTAGGATCTGCAATCTGGAGACAGTTAACGGAGAAAGGATATACTCATTTGATTGGCTTAACCAGTCGTGAACTAGACCTTAAAGATCAAAAAGCAGTAGCCAAGTTTTTTGAAACTGAAAAACCGGATGTGGTGATTGATGCAGCAGCAAAAGTTGGTGGAATATTGGCTAATAACTCTTATCCTTATCAGTTTTTGATGGAAAATATGCAGATTCAGAATAACCTGATTGATTCTTCACTGAAAAATGATATTGAAAAATTTATTTTTTTGGGTTCATCCTGTATCTATCCTAAATTGGCACCGCAACCGTTAAAAGAAGAATATTTGCTTACAGATTCTCTGGAACCCACCAACGAATGGTACGCCGTAGCTAAAATTACAGGAATCAAAGCAGTTGAATCCATCAGGAAACAGTTTGACAAAGACTATGTTTCCCTGATGCCTACCAACCTGTATGGCACGCATGATAATTTCGATTTGAATACCTCACATGTGTTACCTGCTATGATCAGAAAATTTCATGAAGCGAAGGAAAACGATCATGCACCTGTAACATTGTGGGGATCAGGAACGCCTATGAGAGAATTTCTGTTTGTCGACGATATGGCCGGTTCTGTTATCTTTGCTTTAGAAAATAAACTTCCGGAACATTTATATAATGTAGGAACAGGAGTTGATTTAACAATTAAAGATTTAGCAGAACTTATTCAAAAAGTTACCGGGCATACAGGGGAAATTCTGTGGGATTCAGAAAAACCTGATGGTACTCCGAGAAAATTAATGGATGTATCAAAAATGCACGAATTAGGTTGGAAACATAAAGTAGAACTTGAAGATGGAATTACAAAAACGTATCATTGGTTCTTAGACAATATCAACAGCTTTAAGCAGGTAAAAATGTCTTGATACATTTGGTATCAAACATCGCCCCATCAATCATCAATTATAAAAGATACATCACGAAGATGAAGACAGCATTAATCACAGGAGTTACCGGACAGGACGGTTCATATTTGTCAGAATTATTATTAGAAAAAGGATATAAAGTTCATGGTATTAAAAGAAGAGCATCTTCGTTCAATACACAGAGAATCGACCATTTATACCAGGATCAGCATGAGCAGAATGTAAACTTTACTTTGCATTATGGGGATTTGACGGATTCTATGAACGTCATCAGAATCATTCAGGAAGTACAACCGGATGAAATTTATAATCTGGGAGCAATGTCCCATGTAAAGGTATCGTTTGATTCACCGGAATATGTTGCCAATGTTGATGGTATCGGTACTTTAAGAATTCTTGAAGCTGTTCGTATTTTAGGATTGGAAAAAAAGACCAGGATTTATCAGGCTTCTACCTCTGAACTCTATGGCGGCCTACCGGAAAATAAAAATGAAAAAGGTTTTTATGATGAAAATTCTCCTTTTTATCCACGTTCACCATATGGTGCTGCAAAAATTTATGGTTTCTGGATTACCAAAAACTACCGTGAGGCTTACGGAATGTTTGCCTGCAACGGTATTCTGTTCAACCACGAATCGCCGAGAAGAGGGGAAACATTCGTAACCCGTAAAATCACCATGGCTACAGCAGCTATTGCCAAAGGAAAGCAGGAATGTCTGTACTTAGGAAATCTGAATGCATTGCGTGACTGGGGACATGCCAAAGACTATGTAGAAGCTATGTGGAGAATCCTTCAGCAGGACAAACCTGAAGATTTCGTCATCGCTATGGGAGAAACTACTTCGGTAAGAGATTTTGTAAGAATGGCATTTTCTGAAATAGGTGTTGAACTGGCTTTTGAAGGAGAGAATGAATCTGAAGTGGCTAAAGTAGTATCATGCAGCAATCCTTTATATCAGTTGGAACTTGGCAAAACTGTAGTTTCCGTAGACCCTGAATATTACAGACCTACAGAAGTAGATCTTTTGATTGGTGATCCTACAAAGTCTAAAACACAGTTGGGCTGGGTGCCTCAATATGACTTGGCTGGGTTGGTGAGAGAGATGGTGGAGAGTGATTTGAAATTGTATTAGAAAAAAGATAGAATCTTCTTAAGATTTCGTACAAAATATGAATAGATGTTTTTAAGTATGCTTATAAATTTCTTTTTAAAATTTTTAACCTCTATTTTTTGTGTAAAAGTATTAAACGTAAGTAAATAATTTTAAGTGTCATTAAAAGAACAAGCCATTAAGGGAGCTATTTGGACTTACATCCAACAATTTGGCACACAAATAGTAAATTTTGTCGTTTCAATCTTTTTAGCTCGTATG from Chryseobacterium sp. SORGH_AS_0447 includes these protein-coding regions:
- a CDS encoding mannose-1-phosphate guanylyltransferase, which translates into the protein MKIYNVILSGGVGSRLWPLSRKQHPKQFLKLFSGKALFELTAERNQKVVDQIMVVGNTDHIEWSKQLLNEISIPKTFITETAARNTAAAIAFAALAVEPDDILIITPSDHLIQNQDAYEKAIREAVELAKKDFLVTFGIVPSKPETGYGYIEYESKDVLSFREKPNTETAQEFLERGTFLWNSGMFCFKAGVLLDELKNYQSEVFEKCHDAWQTSQNRCLNLEASLQIPSISIDYAVMERSKRIKVVPAHFRWNDLGSFESLYDYLRSTGHPVDENGNMVIGTEIFTAFVGLKDSILVHTPDALLILHKEKSQDVKKVYNQLEKYKSTLR
- a CDS encoding GDP-L-fucose synthase — its product is MSKESKIYIAGHRGMVGSAIWRQLTEKGYTHLIGLTSRELDLKDQKAVAKFFETEKPDVVIDAAAKVGGILANNSYPYQFLMENMQIQNNLIDSSLKNDIEKFIFLGSSCIYPKLAPQPLKEEYLLTDSLEPTNEWYAVAKITGIKAVESIRKQFDKDYVSLMPTNLYGTHDNFDLNTSHVLPAMIRKFHEAKENDHAPVTLWGSGTPMREFLFVDDMAGSVIFALENKLPEHLYNVGTGVDLTIKDLAELIQKVTGHTGEILWDSEKPDGTPRKLMDVSKMHELGWKHKVELEDGITKTYHWFLDNINSFKQVKMS
- the gmd gene encoding GDP-mannose 4,6-dehydratase, coding for MKTALITGVTGQDGSYLSELLLEKGYKVHGIKRRASSFNTQRIDHLYQDQHEQNVNFTLHYGDLTDSMNVIRIIQEVQPDEIYNLGAMSHVKVSFDSPEYVANVDGIGTLRILEAVRILGLEKKTRIYQASTSELYGGLPENKNEKGFYDENSPFYPRSPYGAAKIYGFWITKNYREAYGMFACNGILFNHESPRRGETFVTRKITMATAAIAKGKQECLYLGNLNALRDWGHAKDYVEAMWRILQQDKPEDFVIAMGETTSVRDFVRMAFSEIGVELAFEGENESEVAKVVSCSNPLYQLELGKTVVSVDPEYYRPTEVDLLIGDPTKSKTQLGWVPQYDLAGLVREMVESDLKLY